Below is a window of Diaminobutyricibacter sp. McL0608 DNA.
TCAGGCCGTCGATGTACTGCTGCTTGGTGATCGTGGCGTTCTGCACGTACTCCGGTGGGAGCTTGTTCGCGATGTCCGCCGCAGAGTGCGTGTCGATCCAGTGCATGGTGGCCACCAGAGCATCCACGACCTTCTGCACGGCATCCTCGTGGGACTTCACCCAGTCGGTCTTCGCCAGCACGCCCGCCGCCGGCCAGTCGCTGCCGAGCGCCTTGGTCGCACCCTCAGCCGTGGCGAGGTCGACCGCGGTGTAGGCGAGGTTCTTGCTGGTCAGCGCGCCGACTGTCGGCTGCGTTGTCATGACGCAGGCGGCCGACCCGCGCTGGATGGCGGCGATCGCGGTCGATCCGGCGCCCACCGCGAGGGTGTGGTAGCCGGACTTCGCGATGCCCTGCGTGTGAGCGAGGAACTGGGTCAGCGAATCCGTGCCCGAACCGAGGTCGGTGACGCCGAGGGTCTTGCCCTTGAAGTCCGCTGCCGAGTGCACGCCGCTCTTGTTGCCGCACATCTCACGCTCGCCCGGGGCGCCCGAGAGCTGGACGACGTCGATGACGTCCTTGCCCTTCGACTTGAAGTCGATCGTGTGGTTGTACCACGCGCCGGCCATGTCGACCTGACCCGAGGCCATCGCATCCTCAGCGCCGACGCCGCCGTTCTGCTCGGTCGACAGCTCCATGTTCACGCCGTACTTCTTGTAGAAGCCGAGTCTCGCCGCGAGCTCATACGGCAGGTAGATCTGCTTGTCGATGCCACCGACCATCATCTTGACGGTGGGGACGGAGGCTGCGGTGTTGCCGGCGGCTGCATTGCCGCCCGGCGTCCCGCTGCTGCAGGCCGCGAGGCTGAGCATCAGTGCTCCGGCCGCAGCGACTGCGCTGATCGTGCGCTTCTTCATGTGAATGCGTTTCCTTTCGTGTGCGCCGGGGATTCGGCGGGTTTCTGTGCTGACACAGCAGTGGTGGGGGTGGGACGGTCGGCGATCAGATCGCCTGCGCCTCGGAGCGGTTCGGCGGGCGCCACTTGAGCAGCACACGCTCCAGAAGGGTGATGAGGTACTCCGCCCCGAGCGTGACCACGGCCATGATCACCATGCAGGCGAACACCGTGTTCGGGTCGAAGCTCCCCTGGGCCTGGCTGATGATCAGGCCGATGCCCTGCTGGGCTCCGAGGACTTCAGCGACGAGCGCGCCGATGATGGCGAACCCGAACGCCGTGTGGAGGCTGGCGATGATCCAGGTCATCGCCGAGGGGATCGTCACGTGACGGGCGACCTGCAGCGGCGATGCGCCGAGGACCCGCACGTTGGCGACCAGGTTCTGGTCGACTTCGCGAACACCCTGGAACGCGTTGAAGAAGACGACGAAGAACACGAGGACGGAGGCGAGCAGCACCTTCGGGAACACCCCGAGGCCGAACGCCACGATGAAGATCGAGCCGAGGACGATACGCGGGATCGAGTTCACGACCTTGATGTAGGGGCCGAAGACCGCCGCGAGATACCGGTTGGAGCCGAGCAGGATGCCCACAACGACACCGGCTATCGTGCCGAGGATGAAGCCGAAGAAGGCTTCCTGGACCGTCACCCAGAGGTTGTCCCAGATCGACCCGAACGCCGAGCCCTGGGTGAAGAGGTGCACGAGGCTGTCCCAGATCCCCGACGGCTGGCCGTAGAAGAACTTATCCACGATGCTCGTCGCCGTGAGCGCCTGCCACCCGCCGATCACGACGACGGCGACCATGATGCGCCCGAACCAGATCCATGCCGTCCGGCGCGACCGCGACCTGCGTGCGCTGGCCCGCATCTCGATCTCCTGCGCCACGACGTAGGAGCCGTTGGTGCTCACCGGTTTGGTGTTCACTGCCGCGGTCATGCTGCTGCCCCCGCCGTCTGCTCGTATGCCCGGGTGACTTCGTCCTTGAGCGAGGCCCAGATCTGTCCCTGGATCTCCAGGAACCGCTTCTCGTGCCGGATCTCCTGCACATCGCCGCGAGGCCGCGGAAGGTCGATGTCGAAGATGTCCTTGACCGTTCCCGGGCTGCTGGTCATGATCACGACGCGGTCGGACAGCGCCACGGCTTCGTCGAGGTCGTGCGTGATGAACAGCACGGATGGACGCAATTCCTCCCACAGCTGCAGCAGTTCGGTCTGCATGATCGCCTTCGTCTGCACGTCGAGGGCGCCGAACGGCTCGTCCATCAACAGGATGCGCGGACGGTTGATCAGGGCGGCCGCCATCGCGACGCGCTTGCGCATCCCGCCGGAGAGCTGGTGCGGATACCGGTCCTCGAAGCCGGCGAGGCCGACCCGGCGGAGCCAGTCCATTGCGAGCTCGGTCGCTTCGCGCTTCGGCGTGCCGAGGAGGATGGGGCCGATCATCACGTTGTGGAGCACGGTCTTCCACGGGAAGAGCGAGTCGGCCTGGAACATGTAACTGACTCCGCGCGTGACGCCGTCGACGATGTGACCGCCGACCTGCACGGAGCCTGCGCTCGGCGGCTCGAGGCCCGAGACCTGCGCCAGTGTCGTCGATTTGCCGCAGCCGGTCGGTCCGACGATCGCGCAGAACTGGCCGGGTTCGACCGTGAGCGTCACGTCGTGGATGGCCGTGAAGGTCTCGCCTTTCGGCGTGACGAACCGTTTGGTCAGTCCGACGATGTCGATCCGCGCCGCATCTTCTGCGCCGGCGGTGGCCGCGTGTGTACGGCTGGGATTGGGATCACCCATAATGCCAAGACCTCTCTGTCTTTCGGTGTGATTACCGATAGTGAGGCAGGCGCGCATCCTGTGTCTCGCTTGTGCGCTATTGGCCTTTTGTGCGCATTCACGTGTGTTCTGCGCATTCTGCTCGCGTGCAATACGCAGCTTGCCCTGAGAGAATCCCCCCTGTGATGCGACGACGGATCCGTAAGCTCTCGACCCAGATCTTCCTGGCTCAATTGGTGATCCTCACTGCGTCCATGGCCGTCGGCTTCGCGCTGTTCGCGCAGACCGCCCGCAGCAACCTCGACTCGGATTTCCAGGCCCGCGCCGCCGGCATCGCCCAGACGTTTGCGAACATGCCCACCATCCAGGAGTGCATGGCGGTGCCGGGCATCGGATGCTCGGTGACGATCCAGGACCTCGCGTCATCCACCGCGGCCCGGACGGGCGCCGCCTACGTCGTCGTCATCGATCTCGACCGCGTGCGGCATTCGCATCCCAATCCGGCGTTGATCGGCAAGAAGGTCAGCGAACCGCTCGTCGCGGCCGACGGGAAGGTGCACCTCCGCACCGACCCCGGTTCGACCGGCGTCAACGCGAACGCGCGCGTGCCCCTCTACGGACCGACCGGCACGCTCGCCGGAGAGGTGTCCGTCGGCATCCGCGAGAGTTCCGTCTCGAGCGAACTCCTGAGCGAGCTCCCGTCGTACGCTGCGTGGTTCGTGCTGGTCCTCGCGATCGGAACCCTCGCCTCCTTCGGGCTGGCGAGCATCCTGAAACGGAGGACCTTCGGGCTGGAACTCGACGAGATCGCCCGCCTGCTGCAGGAGCGAGAGGCGACGCTGCACGGCATCCGCGAAGGCGTCATCGCCGTCGATCCCGGCGGCCGCATCAGCGTGGTCAACGATGAGGCGCAGCAACTGCTCCGGCTTTCGGTGGAGGCGTCCGGCAGGCGGCTCGAAGACGTGCTCGCGCCGGGGCCGCTACGCGACCTCCTCACCGGCACCACCGCGGTGACCGATGAGATCGTCGTCACCGACGACTACTGCCTGGTCATCAACCGGATGCCCGTGACACTCGGCGGGCGCGCCCACGGCGCCGTGGTCACCCTGCGTGACCGCACCGCCGTCGAAGGGCTGGCCAGCGAACTCGCCGGCGAGCGCAGCCTCACGGAGTCGATGCGGGCGCAGCAGCACGAGTTCACCAACCGCATCCACGCGATCGCGGGCCTGCTCGAACTCGGGCGTCCCGGCGAGGCGCTGGAGTACGTGAACGAGATCCGCGGAACGACGGCCGACCTCGACCAGACGCTGCGGACGCACATCGCCGCGCCGCAGATCGTCGGGCTGATGCTCGGCAAGGCCGCGGAGGCGAACGAGCGCGGCATCGAACTCGTGATCCTTCCCGACACCGATCTCGGCGACGCGCCCGACCGCGTGCAAGCGCTCACGACCATCCTCGGCAACCTCATCGACAACGCGTTCGATGCCCTCGCGGGCGTCCCGGGACCACGGCGGGTCGAAGTCAGTGTCGTCGAGAACCAGGAATCGCTCACCGTGCGCGTCACGGACAACGGGCCCGGCGTGGCCGCGGCCGAGATCCCCCAGATCTTCAGCAACGGCTACACGACCAAACGCGGCACGCTCGAGCGGCACAGCGGGCTCGGACTCTCGCTGGTCAACAACACGGTGACGAAGCTGGGCGGGACGGTGACCGTGTCGGATGGGCCGGGCGCGTCATTCATCGTGACGCTGCCGCGCGCATCCGCCACCGCCGCCGTCCCCGGCTCCGCCCCCGTCTCCGATGGGGTCCGATGAACGCCGAGACCCTCGGGGTGCTGGTCGTCGACGACGACTACCGCGTCGCCTCCGTGCATGTCGGCTTCGTCGAAGGAGTGCCCGGCTTCCGCGTCGTCGGACAGGCCCACACGGCTGCGGACGCGCTCGAACTCGCCCAGGCGTTGCATCCGGACCTGGTGCTCCTCGACATCTACCTGCCCGACGGCGACGGGCTCGAAGTGGTGCGCGGGATGCTCGCCACCCCGTCGCCACCGGCCGTGATGGTGATCTCGGCAGCGACCGACATGGCCACCGTTCGGCGGGCGGTGCAGCTGGGCGC
It encodes the following:
- a CDS encoding ABC transporter permease → MTAAVNTKPVSTNGSYVVAQEIEMRASARRSRSRRTAWIWFGRIMVAVVVIGGWQALTATSIVDKFFYGQPSGIWDSLVHLFTQGSAFGSIWDNLWVTVQEAFFGFILGTIAGVVVGILLGSNRYLAAVFGPYIKVVNSIPRIVLGSIFIVAFGLGVFPKVLLASVLVFFVVFFNAFQGVREVDQNLVANVRVLGASPLQVARHVTIPSAMTWIIASLHTAFGFAIIGALVAEVLGAQQGIGLIISQAQGSFDPNTVFACMVIMAVVTLGAEYLITLLERVLLKWRPPNRSEAQAI
- a CDS encoding ABC transporter substrate-binding protein, with product MKKRTISAVAAAGALMLSLAACSSGTPGGNAAAGNTAASVPTVKMMVGGIDKQIYLPYELAARLGFYKKYGVNMELSTEQNGGVGAEDAMASGQVDMAGAWYNHTIDFKSKGKDVIDVVQLSGAPGEREMCGNKSGVHSAADFKGKTLGVTDLGSGTDSLTQFLAHTQGIAKSGYHTLAVGAGSTAIAAIQRGSAACVMTTQPTVGALTSKNLAYTAVDLATAEGATKALGSDWPAAGVLAKTDWVKSHEDAVQKVVDALVATMHWIDTHSAADIANKLPPEYVQNATITKQQYIDGLNTDKGQFLPDGIMPAGGPKTILDMEKAIGVDTSSVTLGDTFTNKYAQAANKLEGFTTTSTPAGADG
- a CDS encoding sensor histidine kinase, encoding MRRRIRKLSTQIFLAQLVILTASMAVGFALFAQTARSNLDSDFQARAAGIAQTFANMPTIQECMAVPGIGCSVTIQDLASSTAARTGAAYVVVIDLDRVRHSHPNPALIGKKVSEPLVAADGKVHLRTDPGSTGVNANARVPLYGPTGTLAGEVSVGIRESSVSSELLSELPSYAAWFVLVLAIGTLASFGLASILKRRTFGLELDEIARLLQEREATLHGIREGVIAVDPGGRISVVNDEAQQLLRLSVEASGRRLEDVLAPGPLRDLLTGTTAVTDEIVVTDDYCLVINRMPVTLGGRAHGAVVTLRDRTAVEGLASELAGERSLTESMRAQQHEFTNRIHAIAGLLELGRPGEALEYVNEIRGTTADLDQTLRTHIAAPQIVGLMLGKAAEANERGIELVILPDTDLGDAPDRVQALTTILGNLIDNAFDALAGVPGPRRVEVSVVENQESLTVRVTDNGPGVAAAEIPQIFSNGYTTKRGTLERHSGLGLSLVNNTVTKLGGTVTVSDGPGASFIVTLPRASATAAVPGSAPVSDGVR
- a CDS encoding ABC transporter ATP-binding protein, yielding MGDPNPSRTHAATAGAEDAARIDIVGLTKRFVTPKGETFTAIHDVTLTVEPGQFCAIVGPTGCGKSTTLAQVSGLEPPSAGSVQVGGHIVDGVTRGVSYMFQADSLFPWKTVLHNVMIGPILLGTPKREATELAMDWLRRVGLAGFEDRYPHQLSGGMRKRVAMAAALINRPRILLMDEPFGALDVQTKAIMQTELLQLWEELRPSVLFITHDLDEAVALSDRVVIMTSSPGTVKDIFDIDLPRPRGDVQEIRHEKRFLEIQGQIWASLKDEVTRAYEQTAGAAA